Proteins encoded in a region of the Raphanus sativus cultivar WK10039 chromosome 8, ASM80110v3, whole genome shotgun sequence genome:
- the LOC108860079 gene encoding UPF0725 protein EMB2204 — MKNFSCLQSGRPPPEESDGFDYPGGIPVTYSLHRLRHFDCEGKYPHYPYAQLVKLYAKLGVHRYNLLEGKNLKFCRLKSFNMRINCGASSYYITLDARSGFQKFPFQVLVNERRIGCLDLAVSIARPRVSPRPYLRRHCEPMRLDTVINPLPDWPLAFSDAKRFYMVNESELQNNGWISLYLELALVSHVRDLTDHYLAQLEIVQVAVETLDDVKPPTLDSKDVVIYIAYRDFAKAETGEPCDSKAIVRRVFNESTGGLKFMGKYWSEEKKTLSTETETASGVEVTEKGSMHLSDGRKTEKRCKKKKRLGVHRLWRLSDPKCHQAYKSRASAPRRQW, encoded by the exons ggttttgattatCCGGGAGGTATTCCAGTGACATACAGTCTCCATAGACTGAGGCACTTTGACTGTGAAGGCAAGTATCCTCATTATCCTTATGCTCAATTAGTGAAGCTTTATGCTAAATTAGGAGTTCACAGATACAATCTCTTGGAG GGAAAGAACCTAAAGTTCTGTAGGCTAAAGAGTTTCAACATGAGGATTAATTGCGGTGCTTCCTCATACTACATCACTTTGGATGCTCGTAGCGGTTTTCAGAAATTCCCTTTTCAGGTTCTCGTTAATGAAAGGAGGATTGGGTGTTTAGATTTGGCTGTGTCTATCGCTAGACCTCGCG TGAGTCCAAGGCCGTACCTGCGAAGACATTGTGAACCAATGCGTCTTGATACAGTAATCAACCCATTACCTGATTGGCCACTTGCTTTTAGTGATGCTAAACGGTTTTACAtg GTGAATGAATCTGAGTTGCAAAACAATGGTTGGATTTCACTTTATTTGGAACTTGCACTCGTTAGTCACGTAAGGGATCTTACTGAT CATTATCTGGCCCAGTTGGAGATTGTGCAGGTAGCTGTAGAGACTCTTGATGATGTGAAGCCCCCAACACTTGACTCCAAAGACGTGGTTATTTACATAGCGTATAGAGACTTTGCCAAAGCTGAGACTGGCGAGCCATGTGATAGCAAAGCTATAGTCAGACGAGTTTTCAATGAATCTACCGGAGGTTTGAAGTTCATGGGTAAGTATTGGAGCGAAGAGAAGAAAACTTTGAGTACTGAGACTGAGACGGCTTCTGGTGTTGAAGTAACTGAGAAAGGTTCCATGCATCTCTCGGATGGTAGAAAAACTGAGAAACGttgcaagaagaagaaacgtTTAGGTGTCCACAGGCTGTGGCGTTTATCTGATCCCAAGTGTCATCAGGCATACAAAAGCCGTGCTTCTGCTCCTCGTCGTCAGTGGTGA
- the LOC130498842 gene encoding UPF0725 protein EMB2204-like, with the protein MKMSCLREESDGFDYPGGIPVTYSLHRLRHFDCEGKYPHYPYPQLVKLYAKLGVHRYNLLEGKNLKFCRLKSFNMRINCGASSYYITLDARSGFQKFPFQVLVNERRIGCLDLAVSIARPRVSPRPYLRRHCEPMRLDTVINPLPDWPLAFSDAKRFYMVNESELQNNGWISLYLELALVSHVRDLTDHYLAQLEIVQVAVETLDDVKPPTLDSKDVVIYIAYRDFAKAETGEPCDSKAIVRRVFNESTGGLKFMGKYWSEEKKTLSTETETASGVEVTEKGSMHLSDGRKTEKRCKKKKRLGVHRLWRLSDPKCHQAYKSRASAPRRQW; encoded by the exons ATGAAGATGAGTTGTCTGAGGGAGGAATCCGAT GGTTTTGATTATCCCGGAGGTATTCCAGTGACATACAGTCTCCATAGACTGAGGCACTTTGACTGTGAAGGCAAGTATCCTCATTATCCTTATCCTCAACTGGTCAAGCTTTATGCTAAATTAGGAGTTCACAGATACAATCTCTTGGAG GGAAAGAACCTAAAGTTCTGTAGGCTAAAGAGTTTCAACATGAGGATTAATTGCGGTGCTTCCTCATACTACATCACTTTGGATGCTCGTAGCGGTTTTCAGAAATTCCCTTTTCAGGTTCTCGTTAATGAAAGGAGGATTGGGTGTTTAGATTTGGCTGTGTCTATCGCTAGACCTCGCG TGAGTCCAAGGCCGTACCTGCGAAGACATTGTGAACCAATGCGTCTTGATACAGTAATCAACCCATTACCTGATTGGCCACTTGCTTTTAGTGATGCTAAACGGTTTTACATg GTGAATGAATCTGAGTTGCAAAACAATGGTTGGATTTCACTTTATTTGGAACTTGCACTCGTTAGTCACGTAAGGGATCTTACTGAT CATTATCTGGCCCAGTTGGAGATTGTGCAGGTAGCTGTAGAGACTCTTGATGATGTGAAGCCCCCAACACTTGACTCCAAAGACGTGGTTATTTACATAGCGTATAGAGACTTTGCCAAAGCTGAGACTGGCGAGCCATGTGATAGCAAAGCTATAGTCAGACGAGTTTTCAATGAATCTACCGGAGGTTTGAAGTTCATGGGTAAGTATTGGAGCGAAGAGAAGAAAACTTTGAGTACTGAGACTGAGACGGCTTCTGGTGTTGAAGTAACTGAGAAAGGTTCCATGCATCTCTCGGATGGTAGAAAAACTGAGAAACGttgcaagaagaagaaacgtTTAGGTGTCCACAGGCTGTGGCGTTTATCTGATCCCAAGTGTCATCAGGCATACAAAAGCCGTGCTTCTGCTCCTCGTCGTCAGTGGTGA
- the LOC130498843 gene encoding uncharacterized protein LOC130498843, which yields MSCYKLHNALHWIGFVLPAVLTCWYRGWLNLSQGIWVGCSEDSSIVLTRWTEKITAFKAALNTCVDLYWSLHASLLCFSRGPNLRPSFAQLTTVSVEAFEPAPASFTTIVFNFSDSGRKMMS from the exons ATGAGTTGCTACAAATTGCACAATGCATTGCACTGGATTGGATTTGTCCTTCCAGCTGTGTTGACGTGCTGGTACAGAGGCTGGTTGAACTTGTCACAGGGCATATGGGTGGGATGTTCGGAAGATTCCAGTATAGTATTGACAAGGTGGACTGAGAAAATCACTGCGTTCAAGGCAGCACTGAACACTTGCGTTGATTTGTATTGGTCTCTCCATGCATCGTTGCTCTGCTTTTCAAG AGGTCCGAATCTGCGGCCGTCCTTTGCTCAGCTGACGACCGTAAGTGTTGAAGCCTTTGAACCAGCTCCTGCTTCCTTCACCACGATAGTTTTCAACT TTAGTGATTCTGGGAGGAAAATGATGTCTTGA